From the genome of bacterium, one region includes:
- the ftsY gene encoding signal recognition particle-docking protein FtsY: MNGSNLFASLKRGLTATRNQLVKKVNNLLFGGKKLDEAMLAELEEVLITSDVGVSTTMRMIEDLRTELNAGRILTPEQLREALQQEILRILNDTPHEILISESLKPTVILIVGVNGTGKTTTIGKLAARYQRSGKKVLIAAADTFRAAAIDQLDIWAQRAGCEIVKHQPGADPAAVVYDAIAASKARKVDILIIDTAGRLHTKYNLMEELKKIQRVISRELPEIKPEILLVLDATTGQNAVSQAKLFKNAIAVTGLILTKLDGTAKGGIIITIRDELQLPVKLIGIGETIDDLRDFSPQDFVSALFATD; encoded by the coding sequence ATGAACGGCTCAAACTTATTTGCTTCACTCAAACGTGGATTAACCGCAACACGTAATCAACTGGTTAAAAAAGTAAATAATCTTTTGTTCGGTGGGAAAAAACTTGATGAAGCGATGCTTGCTGAACTTGAAGAAGTGCTGATTACAAGCGATGTCGGCGTATCAACCACGATGCGGATGATTGAAGATTTACGAACTGAACTTAATGCCGGACGAATCCTAACCCCCGAGCAACTTCGCGAAGCGTTACAGCAAGAAATACTCCGTATTCTTAATGATACTCCCCATGAAATTCTGATCAGTGAAAGTCTGAAACCAACGGTTATTCTCATTGTTGGGGTTAATGGTACAGGTAAAACAACGACTATCGGCAAACTCGCTGCCCGATACCAGCGGTCAGGGAAAAAAGTACTTATCGCCGCTGCTGATACATTCCGTGCTGCGGCGATAGACCAGCTTGATATTTGGGCACAACGTGCTGGTTGTGAAATAGTTAAACATCAACCGGGAGCTGATCCTGCTGCGGTAGTCTATGATGCGATCGCTGCAAGTAAAGCGAGAAAAGTAGATATTTTGATTATTGATACCGCAGGACGGCTACATACCAAATATAATCTGATGGAAGAATTAAAAAAAATCCAACGGGTCATCTCTCGGGAACTACCGGAAATCAAACCGGAAATACTTCTGGTGCTGGATGCAACGACCGGCCAGAATGCAGTCTCGCAAGCGAAATTATTTAAGAATGCTATCGCAGTTACCGGATTGATACTAACCAAACTTGACGGCACGGCAAAAGGTGGAATTATTATTACTATTCGAGATGAACTACAACTACCGGTAAAACTTATTGGAATCGGGGAAACAATCGATGACCTTCGCGATTTCTCACCACAAGATTTTGTTTCCGCTCTTTTTGCTACAGACTAG
- the smc gene encoding chromosome segregation protein SMC, giving the protein MYLKKLELLGFKSFVDETVLEFGPGISVIVGPNGCGKSNLLDAIRWVLGEQSPKILRCDRMADIIWNGSAVRPATSLAEVSLTLAETENVLPLGYNEVTVTRRLFRSGESEYLINKVPCRLKDIEELFMDTGIGSHAYAIMEQGKMDLLLSQKPQERRFVFEEAAGITKYETRKDEAIRKLERTEQNLLRLHDVIAEVRKQVSLVERAARATQRYQEYFNELKLLEIYLHKTEYDRLFTEEQTQQGKLHQLQDEMSQITVAIDKLEAEQETIKTHLTDSEKRLLAIQQERQDIDREMQEQQAQISIAKNQITAADESLETITRDIQQINERITELTASVDPIKQECSQVAEQEQKIEQMVAEQTTTIEQLAVQLQQLEQNVQETTLSIAAQNKQYTELRELISRINANLESIIAQKHQTEQNLTHKQQMVDELTARVATLRKQLENVEQIVSAGKEKIKQQQSVKQQLLQQHQKLAGILDQLKSEYNNKVARKESLVALRESFEGYYQGPKTLLQARETFPGLLGTVAELIRPEANYELALAAALETAAQFLVIENTAVAKQVMSFLKQKKSGRVTILILDQLNQTNQLTIPTEVLTSPGVIGLATDLAAYDVKYKAVVHWVLGNTLVVDTLDTAFRIMSQIPEGIQCVTLEGDTVTSSGQISSGIPESAQLFARDRELHELIDQISQLEHQIDHTTSQLTSVTRQIEQNQKQVEQQQLLLFDSELEFTGLHRDLDSLIKQQHHAQNEVEAVSVILSNLINDEQKLIAQKTALSKQAEELEKTLKENQAALVEFRNQIETVVKNKDGKIHELTAIQIQLVEIRNRKQNLTETLTRIVNEINERNIELNQKNILYQTYLDKKTNAEKNIQTAEDRLTVLLGKKDEVSKRLIELQQERDTLNQSLDTLAEKIQGYRRDQNGKQNDLRDCEIQLAQLRMRMETMYQHILETYQTDLRTCQVPELPESLSALDSTGKESRIHELKSKIQRVGPVSPGSIEEYETLKQRLEFLTQQEKDLTDAKEQLIATITHINRTTKERFAETFARIQANFHEVFRQVFRGGQAQLTLLDTENINESGIEIMVNPPGKKLQSITLLSGGEKALSAIALLFAIYRLKPSPFCVLDEIDAPLDDVNIGRFTDLIKELTTQSQFIIMTHNKRTMEAADVLYGVTMEEPGVSKVIAVKMTGQAWYGGELTLSLDFNKAILPKTKEVTETKVD; this is encoded by the coding sequence ATGTATCTTAAGAAATTGGAATTACTTGGATTCAAATCGTTTGTCGATGAGACGGTTTTAGAGTTCGGGCCTGGTATCAGTGTCATTGTAGGTCCTAATGGTTGCGGGAAAAGTAATCTCTTAGATGCAATCCGCTGGGTGCTCGGTGAACAGAGTCCGAAGATCCTGCGTTGCGACCGGATGGCAGATATTATCTGGAATGGGAGCGCAGTTCGACCAGCAACGAGTTTAGCGGAAGTGAGTTTAACCTTAGCGGAGACTGAAAATGTGTTACCATTAGGATATAATGAAGTTACCGTAACTCGCCGTTTGTTTCGTTCCGGCGAGAGCGAATATCTAATCAACAAGGTTCCTTGCCGACTGAAAGATATTGAAGAACTGTTTATGGATACCGGAATTGGCTCCCATGCTTATGCGATTATGGAACAGGGGAAAATGGATTTATTACTTTCCCAGAAACCGCAAGAACGACGGTTTGTTTTTGAAGAAGCAGCTGGTATAACCAAATATGAAACTAGAAAAGATGAAGCGATCCGTAAACTTGAACGGACTGAACAAAACTTATTACGGCTCCATGATGTTATCGCAGAAGTACGAAAGCAGGTGAGTTTAGTAGAACGCGCGGCGCGCGCTACCCAACGATATCAAGAATATTTTAATGAATTAAAATTATTAGAGATATATTTGCATAAGACCGAATATGACCGATTATTTACTGAAGAACAAACCCAGCAGGGAAAATTGCATCAGCTCCAGGATGAAATGAGCCAGATTACTGTGGCTATCGACAAACTGGAAGCGGAACAGGAAACAATAAAAACCCATTTAACCGATAGCGAAAAGAGACTTCTAGCGATTCAACAGGAACGGCAGGATATTGACCGAGAAATGCAAGAACAACAAGCGCAAATTTCTATTGCTAAAAACCAGATTACCGCAGCAGATGAATCTCTCGAAACGATAACTCGCGATATCCAGCAGATTAACGAACGAATCACTGAACTTACCGCATCAGTTGATCCCATTAAACAAGAATGCAGTCAGGTCGCCGAACAGGAACAAAAAATCGAACAGATGGTTGCTGAACAAACAACAACTATTGAACAACTTGCGGTACAACTCCAACAGCTCGAACAAAACGTTCAGGAAACAACCTTATCTATCGCAGCGCAGAATAAACAATATACCGAACTCCGTGAACTTATCTCGCGGATAAACGCCAATCTAGAATCAATTATCGCTCAAAAACACCAGACTGAACAAAATCTGACGCACAAGCAACAAATGGTGGATGAACTAACTGCTCGGGTTGCTACCCTTAGAAAACAACTCGAAAACGTCGAACAAATTGTTTCTGCAGGAAAAGAGAAAATTAAACAGCAGCAATCAGTTAAACAGCAGCTCCTACAACAGCACCAGAAACTTGCGGGTATCTTAGACCAGTTGAAATCTGAATACAATAATAAAGTTGCTCGGAAAGAATCGTTAGTCGCTTTACGAGAAAGTTTTGAAGGATACTATCAGGGACCCAAAACATTGTTACAAGCGAGAGAAACGTTTCCAGGGTTATTGGGAACCGTAGCAGAATTGATTCGACCGGAAGCGAACTATGAACTAGCATTAGCTGCAGCGCTCGAAACCGCGGCACAGTTTCTAGTAATTGAAAATACTGCGGTAGCGAAACAAGTAATGTCGTTTTTGAAACAGAAAAAATCAGGTCGGGTTACGATTCTTATTCTTGACCAACTTAACCAAACGAATCAACTAACAATACCTACGGAAGTTTTAACATCACCTGGGGTTATTGGTTTAGCAACCGATTTAGCGGCTTATGACGTTAAATATAAAGCGGTAGTACATTGGGTATTGGGAAATACGCTGGTGGTTGATACACTCGATACCGCATTTCGAATTATGTCCCAAATTCCTGAAGGGATTCAATGTGTAACCTTGGAAGGGGATACGGTAACCAGCAGTGGCCAAATAAGCAGTGGGATACCAGAATCAGCCCAGTTATTTGCCCGAGATCGCGAGTTGCATGAACTTATTGACCAAATTAGCCAATTAGAACACCAAATCGACCACACCACCTCTCAACTTACCTCGGTGACTCGTCAAATCGAACAGAATCAGAAACAAGTTGAGCAACAACAATTATTGCTTTTTGATTCAGAACTTGAGTTTACCGGATTACATCGTGACTTAGATTCGTTGATAAAACAGCAACACCATGCACAAAATGAAGTTGAGGCTGTATCGGTAATTTTGTCCAATTTAATCAATGATGAACAGAAATTAATCGCTCAAAAAACGGCGTTATCGAAACAGGCTGAAGAGTTAGAAAAAACCCTAAAAGAGAATCAAGCTGCATTGGTCGAATTCCGGAATCAAATCGAAACAGTGGTAAAAAATAAAGACGGAAAGATTCACGAATTAACTGCTATCCAGATTCAATTAGTTGAAATACGAAATCGGAAACAGAATCTTACCGAAACATTAACCCGAATTGTAAATGAAATTAACGAACGAAATATAGAATTAAATCAGAAAAATATCCTCTATCAGACATATTTAGACAAAAAAACCAATGCCGAGAAGAATATTCAAACTGCTGAAGACCGGCTCACGGTACTTTTGGGCAAAAAAGATGAAGTTAGCAAACGGTTAATTGAGCTTCAGCAGGAACGAGATACATTGAACCAATCGCTGGATACATTAGCCGAAAAGATACAGGGATACCGCCGTGACCAAAATGGAAAACAGAACGACCTGCGCGACTGCGAGATTCAGCTTGCCCAACTCCGGATGCGGATGGAAACTATGTATCAGCATATTCTTGAAACCTATCAGACTGACTTGCGGACGTGCCAAGTTCCGGAATTGCCAGAATCGTTATCTGCGTTAGATTCGACAGGGAAAGAATCTCGTATTCATGAATTAAAGTCGAAAATACAACGGGTCGGACCGGTTAGTCCAGGTTCTATTGAAGAATATGAAACGTTAAAACAACGGTTAGAATTTTTAACTCAACAGGAGAAAGATTTAACCGATGCAAAAGAACAACTTATCGCGACCATAACGCATATTAATCGGACAACAAAAGAACGGTTCGCAGAAACCTTTGCCCGGATTCAAGCGAATTTCCACGAAGTATTTCGCCAGGTATTCCGTGGAGGGCAAGCTCAGTTAACTCTGTTAGATACAGAGAATATTAACGAATCTGGCATTGAGATCATGGTGAATCCGCCAGGGAAAAAACTGCAAAGTATAACCTTATTATCCGGAGGAGAAAAAGCATTATCCGCAATTGCACTGCTGTTTGCCATCTATCGGCTTAAACCGAGCCCGTTTTGTGTATTAGATGAAATAGATGCGCCTCTCGACGATGTTAATATCGGGCGGTTTACTGACTTGATTAAAGAGTTAACCACCCAATCGCAATTCATCATTATGACACACAATAAACGGACGATGGAAGCTGCTGATGTTCTGTATGGCGTCACCATGGAAGAACCGGGAGTATCGAAAGTGATTGCTGTAAAAATGACCGGACAAGCTTGGTATGGTGGCGAGTTAACGCTCAGTCTTGATTTCAACAAAGCAATCCTTCCGAAAACCAAAGAAGTTACAGAAACTAAAGTTGATTAA
- a CDS encoding DUF6485 family protein, with product MECRIDKNQKICSCSYEPCSRKGICCECIIYHRRNNELPGCFFPADYERTYDRSIANFIRAYHRKQ from the coding sequence ATGGAATGTCGGATAGATAAAAATCAGAAAATATGCAGTTGTTCGTATGAACCATGTTCTCGGAAAGGTATCTGCTGTGAATGTATCATATATCATCGCAGAAATAACGAGTTACCCGGCTGTTTTTTCCCAGCGGATTATGAACGAACGTACGACCGCTCAATAGCCAATTTTATTCGAGCATATCATCGAAAACAATAA
- a CDS encoding sodium:solute symporter: MLQLKLLDIVVMMMYLVSVTILGLYFTRRQRTTRDYFLGGRSLPWWAVTMSIVATETSAVTVISVPGIAFNPNGGNFHFIQVAFGYLVGRILLAWLFIPRLYRGEYFTVYGFLGDRFGHKAQSVAVVTFFISRILATGIRIFTGALVAKIAFGLPITVSIVATSILALVYTVFGGFIAVVWTDVLQFIVYLIGPLLAIVLIWLRLPNGFSDVIHYGMLANKFSFFNFTLNPTVNYAFFAGLIGGCFLTMATHGTDQSVAQRMLACRTEKDSKRAIIGSGITVNVQFLFFLLLGVMLYAFYQQFDPKATFDRFDEVFPRFAITYLPIGFGGLVVAGIFAAAMSTVSSDINALANTTVNDIYKRYIKPQAHDNHYLLMSRIFTAFWGIVMILIGIAASGSKQTIIDMALQIPSYTFGALLGIFLLGLLTKRANELGAILGAIAGACTVLLAAPPWPLNLVYKGILPLLATNIPAIGNAFLSANPSLDLQTLKLAWPWYAPLGCLTTILVGYLISRLSFGKMK; encoded by the coding sequence ATGCTACAGCTTAAATTGTTAGATATCGTCGTAATGATGATGTATCTGGTTAGCGTGACGATATTAGGTCTCTATTTCACTCGACGACAGCGGACTACCCGGGACTATTTCCTCGGTGGACGTTCTCTTCCCTGGTGGGCAGTAACTATGTCAATTGTTGCCACGGAAACTTCAGCGGTAACGGTTATTTCTGTTCCTGGCATAGCATTTAATCCCAATGGTGGAAATTTCCATTTTATCCAAGTTGCGTTCGGATATCTCGTTGGACGGATATTGCTTGCCTGGTTATTTATCCCACGGTTATATCGCGGTGAATATTTTACCGTATATGGGTTTCTCGGAGACCGGTTTGGACATAAAGCACAATCTGTTGCGGTGGTAACTTTTTTTATCAGTCGGATTCTCGCAACCGGAATTCGGATATTTACCGGCGCATTGGTCGCTAAGATTGCGTTTGGGTTACCAATAACTGTAAGCATCGTTGCAACCAGTATTTTAGCGCTCGTCTATACCGTATTCGGTGGATTTATCGCCGTCGTCTGGACTGATGTCTTACAGTTTATCGTTTATCTTATCGGACCATTACTAGCGATAGTATTAATTTGGCTCCGGCTCCCGAACGGATTCAGTGATGTTATCCACTACGGTATGCTAGCAAATAAATTTTCGTTCTTTAACTTCACGCTTAATCCGACAGTTAACTATGCTTTCTTTGCCGGACTCATCGGCGGCTGTTTCTTGACTATGGCAACCCATGGAACTGACCAATCCGTTGCCCAGCGAATGCTTGCCTGCCGGACAGAAAAGGATAGTAAACGAGCGATTATCGGTAGCGGGATAACGGTTAATGTACAATTTCTTTTCTTTTTATTACTCGGGGTTATGCTCTATGCGTTCTATCAACAGTTCGATCCGAAAGCGACTTTTGACCGGTTCGATGAAGTTTTTCCGCGATTTGCGATAACCTATCTGCCGATTGGTTTTGGCGGGTTAGTTGTTGCTGGGATATTCGCGGCGGCGATGTCCACTGTCAGTTCAGATATCAACGCACTCGCTAATACCACGGTTAACGATATTTATAAACGCTATATTAAACCGCAGGCACATGATAACCATTATTTATTGATGAGCAGAATTTTTACCGCATTTTGGGGTATTGTCATGATCCTCATTGGTATAGCAGCTTCAGGGTCGAAACAGACGATCATTGATATGGCATTACAGATTCCGTCGTATACTTTCGGGGCATTACTTGGGATTTTCTTGTTAGGATTATTAACTAAACGAGCGAATGAACTTGGCGCGATTCTCGGTGCGATTGCTGGTGCTTGCACTGTTCTTCTAGCTGCACCGCCTTGGCCATTAAACTTGGTTTATAAAGGGATTTTACCGTTATTGGCAACTAATATTCCCGCAATTGGAAATGCGTTTTTATCCGCAAATCCATCGCTCGATTTACAGACATTGAAACTTGCTTGGCCTTGGTATGCTCCGCTCGGTTGTTTAACCACGATACTGGTAGGATATTTGATAAGTCGCTTATCCTTTGGTAAAATGAAATGA
- a CDS encoding sensor domain-containing diguanylate cyclase, producing the protein MNVAMNQLSQTMYQELLDHIADGIFFVNTNREIIYWNKSAELITGYSREEIVGKQCSESGLDDIDDAGTKLCDLRCPLLEVANSGRKVVSKVWAKNKDGQRIHLAIRAIPLCNSDNRMIGAVTLFTDQSSLDKLAATENLISELTIRDTLTNVYNRRYISEVLLKQIALKKRGQISFGLIMVDIDRFKRINDTYGEQIGNEILYQIATLLNVSVRLPDLVARWGGEEFLILAYTNSMLGCKQLAERLRQTIELHKFPVEDIIITASFGCTFVKGDDTFEKLISRAEKALLRAKEIGRNRVALFE; encoded by the coding sequence ATGAATGTTGCAATGAATCAGTTAAGTCAGACAATGTATCAAGAATTGTTAGACCATATCGCTGATGGAATTTTTTTCGTTAATACGAATCGGGAAATCATCTATTGGAATAAATCAGCAGAATTGATTACGGGATATTCCCGTGAAGAAATAGTTGGGAAACAATGTTCGGAGTCCGGTCTTGACGATATTGACGATGCTGGAACAAAACTCTGTGACTTACGCTGTCCGTTATTAGAAGTAGCGAATTCGGGTAGAAAGGTAGTATCGAAAGTATGGGCGAAAAATAAGGACGGACAACGAATCCATCTCGCCATCCGTGCGATACCTTTATGTAATAGCGATAATCGTATGATTGGAGCGGTAACCCTATTTACCGACCAGTCTAGTCTAGATAAACTAGCTGCGACGGAGAATCTTATCTCTGAATTAACCATTCGAGATACGCTCACCAACGTTTATAATCGTCGGTATATAAGTGAAGTATTATTGAAACAGATAGCGTTAAAAAAGCGCGGTCAAATCTCGTTCGGATTAATTATGGTTGATATCGACCGGTTCAAACGGATTAATGATACGTATGGCGAACAAATCGGAAACGAAATCCTATATCAGATAGCAACATTGTTAAATGTGAGTGTTCGTTTACCGGATTTAGTCGCGCGATGGGGCGGAGAAGAATTTCTGATTTTAGCGTATACCAATTCAATGCTCGGCTGTAAACAGCTGGCGGAACGACTCCGTCAGACTATTGAACTCCATAAATTTCCCGTTGAAGATATTATCATAACCGCTAGTTTCGGATGTACATTCGTTAAAGGAGATGATACGTTCGAAAAGCTCATTAGCCGTGCTGAAAAAGCATTGTTGCGCGCGAAAGAAATCGGACGAAATCGCGTCGCCTTGTTTGAATAG
- a CDS encoding ribonuclease HI family protein yields the protein MGSSNRQSAILYIDGASRGNPGDAGIGILLTDTQGNELGRMAKYIGKTTNNVAEYTALIEGLQLAQTLGIEELQIISDSELLVRQLSGKYNIKQPHLKQLYHQVKQLSTQFRKTTVNHVPREKNRDADRLANEAIDEKNNL from the coding sequence GTGGGAAGTTCAAATCGTCAATCTGCAATCCTGTATATTGACGGGGCGTCACGGGGTAATCCTGGCGATGCAGGGATAGGTATTCTGCTTACCGATACACAGGGGAACGAACTCGGGCGTATGGCGAAATATATTGGTAAAACGACCAATAATGTTGCGGAATATACCGCATTGATTGAAGGATTACAATTGGCGCAAACGTTAGGAATCGAAGAACTTCAGATTATTTCTGATAGTGAACTGTTAGTCCGTCAGCTTAGTGGGAAGTATAACATTAAACAACCGCATCTAAAACAGCTCTATCACCAGGTTAAACAGTTATCTACCCAGTTTAGAAAGACTACCGTGAATCACGTTCCACGAGAAAAGAATCGCGACGCTGATAGACTGGCCAACGAAGCTATCGACGAAAAAAATAATTTATAG
- a CDS encoding vitamin B12 dependent methionine synthase, with the protein MIVIAEPFKLNRDKLKSRLRIPPDDTRFDNELTVLVEEAESIGKPKGLYKPFYIDAKGEDYIELDGKRFTSRVLRVNLEHAHRVFLYVATCGTELETWANKIADPLHQYWADAIKAEALTIAFDMMNSHLVQTFHPGKSATMSPGSLDDWPISEQRILFSLLGDTQETIGVTLTESMVMVPTKSISGIRFPTEVDFESCQLCPREICPGRRAPYDQKLYDRKYARTTVQLD; encoded by the coding sequence ATGATAGTTATTGCAGAACCATTCAAACTAAATCGAGATAAGTTAAAATCTCGGTTACGGATACCACCTGATGATACTCGTTTCGATAACGAATTAACTGTATTGGTAGAAGAAGCGGAATCAATCGGAAAACCGAAAGGATTATATAAACCGTTCTATATTGATGCTAAAGGTGAAGACTATATCGAACTGGACGGTAAACGGTTTACCAGCCGTGTGTTGCGGGTTAATTTAGAACACGCCCATCGAGTGTTCCTTTATGTAGCTACGTGCGGAACGGAATTGGAAACTTGGGCGAATAAGATTGCTGACCCATTACATCAATATTGGGCAGATGCAATTAAAGCTGAAGCGTTAACCATCGCGTTTGATATGATGAATTCCCATCTCGTTCAAACATTCCATCCCGGAAAATCCGCTACTATGAGTCCGGGATCGCTTGACGATTGGCCAATTTCAGAACAGCGGATTCTCTTTTCATTACTAGGAGATACACAAGAAACCATCGGAGTAACTTTAACGGAAAGTATGGTAATGGTGCCGACAAAATCCATTTCTGGAATACGATTTCCAACTGAAGTCGATTTTGAAAGCTGTCAATTATGCCCGCGAGAAATTTGTCCTGGACGACGTGCGCCGTATGACCAGAAATTGTATGACCGGAAATATGCACGTACCACGGTTCAACTAGATTAA
- the tkt gene encoding transketolase: protein MIYDTQQSLDQLCINTIRCLAIDAIQQANSGHPGMPLGAAPMAYILWTRFLKHNPKNPRWQNRDRFILSGGHGSMLLYSLLHLTGYDLSLDEIKKFRQLRSKTPGHPEYNLNYGVETTTGPLGQGFANGVGLAIGQKYLAARYNRPGFEIVDYYIYAIVTDGDLMEGISSEAGSLAGHLKLGNLIYLYDDNHISIEGKTEITFTEDTVNRFESFGWHVQVLPDGNDIEAIATAIRTAQSVKDKPSLIKIRTHIGYGSPNKQDTPEAHGAPLGVEEVKLTKRQLGWDPEKQFYIPEEVKTFMQRAVVYGEQAEAKWKNLFAEYQKQYPELAEEYLRLQNGTLPENWERNIPIFNPALGLIATRQASGKVLNAIAPQLPTLLGGSADLAPSTETILTGFGDFEPENYSGRNVHFGVREHGMGGILNGLALTDGIIPYGATFLVFSDYMRPPIRLAALMKIKPIYVFTHDSIALGEDGPTHQPIEQLMALRAIPNLLVIRPADATETAVAWKIAIEHRGGPVALVLTRQKLPIIDRKKYAAAENLVKGAYVISESEKNPPEIILIATGSEVHLALAAQEVLKQENITGVRVVSMPSWELFERQSIEYQDSVLPKTVKKRIAIEAGSPLGWYKYVGDSGQIIGINTFGASAPAEVLLKEYGFTVENIVGSVKAILYGK, encoded by the coding sequence ATGATATACGATACCCAGCAAAGTTTGGATCAACTCTGCATAAACACTATCCGGTGTTTAGCCATTGATGCGATTCAACAAGCTAATTCCGGTCATCCAGGGATGCCACTCGGCGCCGCGCCAATGGCGTATATCCTCTGGACGCGATTTCTCAAACATAATCCGAAAAATCCACGATGGCAAAACCGCGATCGCTTCATTCTTTCCGGCGGACATGGGTCAATGCTCCTCTATAGTCTTCTCCATCTGACCGGATACGATTTATCGTTAGATGAAATCAAAAAGTTTCGGCAGTTAAGGAGCAAAACGCCTGGCCATCCTGAATATAACTTGAATTACGGCGTTGAAACGACCACCGGTCCGCTCGGGCAAGGGTTTGCCAACGGAGTCGGACTTGCTATCGGTCAGAAATATCTCGCTGCACGGTACAATCGACCGGGATTTGAAATTGTTGATTATTATATCTACGCAATAGTGACCGACGGTGATTTGATGGAAGGAATATCTTCAGAAGCCGGTTCGTTAGCCGGTCATCTGAAATTAGGCAACCTCATCTACCTTTATGATGACAACCATATTTCTATTGAAGGGAAAACAGAGATAACTTTCACCGAAGATACGGTCAACCGGTTTGAATCATTCGGCTGGCACGTTCAAGTTCTCCCTGATGGTAATGATATTGAGGCAATCGCTACCGCAATTAGAACCGCTCAATCGGTTAAGGATAAACCGTCGTTGATTAAAATCAGAACCCATATCGGTTACGGGAGCCCGAATAAACAGGATACGCCGGAAGCACACGGTGCACCACTTGGCGTCGAAGAAGTTAAATTGACTAAACGACAACTCGGTTGGGATCCGGAAAAACAGTTCTATATTCCGGAAGAAGTGAAAACATTTATGCAGCGAGCAGTGGTTTATGGAGAACAAGCAGAAGCGAAATGGAAGAATCTCTTTGCAGAATATCAGAAACAATATCCGGAGTTAGCGGAAGAATATCTCCGGTTACAGAATGGTACTCTTCCGGAAAACTGGGAGCGAAATATCCCGATATTTAATCCAGCATTGGGCTTGATAGCGACTCGGCAAGCGTCTGGAAAAGTACTCAATGCAATCGCTCCGCAATTGCCAACGCTACTCGGTGGTTCTGCGGATTTAGCGCCGTCAACCGAGACGATTCTAACCGGGTTTGGCGATTTCGAGCCGGAAAATTATAGCGGACGAAACGTGCATTTCGGGGTTCGGGAACATGGAATGGGCGGAATCCTCAATGGACTGGCGCTTACCGATGGAATTATACCTTACGGTGCAACCTTTCTCGTTTTTTCGGATTATATGCGACCACCAATTCGATTAGCTGCGTTGATGAAAATTAAGCCGATATATGTTTTTACTCATGATAGTATAGCGCTGGGTGAAGATGGACCGACCCATCAACCGATTGAACAGTTAATGGCGTTACGGGCGATTCCGAATTTGCTGGTTATCCGACCAGCGGATGCCACTGAAACTGCAGTAGCGTGGAAAATTGCCATTGAACATCGTGGCGGACCAGTAGCGTTAGTATTAACCCGGCAGAAATTGCCGATTATTGATCGGAAAAAATATGCTGCTGCGGAAAATTTGGTTAAAGGAGCGTATGTCATTTCTGAGAGTGAAAAAAATCCGCCGGAAATTATCTTAATAGCTACCGGTTCAGAAGTCCATCTCGCATTAGCAGCACAGGAAGTATTGAAACAAGAGAATATAACCGGGGTTCGAGTCGTGAGTATGCCGTCCTGGGAATTATTTGAACGGCAATCGATAGAATATCAAGACTCGGTATTACCGAAAACGGTTAAAAAACGTATTGCTATTGAAGCTGGGTCACCACTCGGCTGGTATAAATATGTCGGCGATTCCGGTCAGATTATCGGAATCAATACGTTCGGGGCATCAGCGCCGGCAGAAGTCTTGCTGAAAGAATACGGTTTTACGGTAGAAAATATTGTGGGGAGCGTAAAAGCGATTCTTTACGGTAAGTAA